One genomic window of Bradyrhizobium sp. CCGE-LA001 includes the following:
- the mutS gene encoding DNA mismatch repair protein MutS — protein MTMQQPIPAPPPDDTPMQQPETAARVTPMMEQYLEIKAAHQGLLLFYRMGDFYELFFEDAEIASRTLGIVLTKRGKHQGADIPMCGVPVERSEDYLHRLISAGHRVAVCEQTEDPAAAKARGNKSVVRRGVVRLVTPGTLTEDTLLDARANNYLLAIARARSSAGGDRFGLAWIDISTAEFMVTEASGGELAATLARINPNEAVVTDALYNDSELGQTLRELPAVTPLTRDVFDGATAEKRLCDYFAVATMDGLAQLTRLEATAAAAAVTYVDRTQVGKHPPLSPPAREASGATMAIDPATRANLELTRTLAGERRGSLLDAIDCTVTSAGSRLLAQRLAAPLTDAPAIARRLDAVGAFVADSAAREDIRSILRGAPDMSRALARLSVGRGGPRDLAGLRDGIIAADQALARLGELDQPPQEIAAVMAALQRPSRELAAEFARALDEQLPLIKRDGGFVRQGYEPALDEARNLRDASRLVVASMQARYADQTGVKALKIRHNNVLGYFVEVTAQHGDKLMSAPLNATFIHRQTLAGQVRFTTSELGEIEAKIANAGDRALGLELEIFERLCAKALEISEDLRAAAHGFALLDVATSLAKLAVDENYVRPEVDGSLGFAIDAGRHPVVEQALKRNGEPFIANACDLSPAPAQKSGQLWLLTGPNMAGKSTFLRQNALIALLAQIGSFVPATRARIGIVDRLFSRVGAADDLARGRSTFMVEMVETAAILNQAGERALVILDEIGRGTATFDGLSIAWAAIEHLHESNRCRTLFATHYHELTALAAKLPRMFNATVRVKEWQGNVVFLHEVLPGSADRSYGIQVAKLAGLPPAVITRAKSVLSKLEAQDRGQTARALVDDLPLFAVPSRAAAEAAPPSEAELLMEAVKALHPDEMSPREALDALYKLKAKLPN, from the coding sequence ATGACGATGCAACAGCCGATACCCGCCCCGCCCCCGGATGACACGCCTATGCAGCAGCCCGAGACTGCCGCGCGCGTCACGCCGATGATGGAACAGTATCTCGAAATCAAGGCGGCGCATCAGGGCCTCCTGCTGTTCTACCGGATGGGCGACTTCTACGAATTGTTCTTCGAGGACGCCGAGATCGCCTCGCGGACGCTCGGCATCGTCCTGACCAAGCGCGGTAAGCATCAGGGCGCCGACATTCCGATGTGCGGCGTGCCGGTCGAGCGCTCCGAGGACTATCTGCATCGCCTGATCTCGGCCGGCCACCGGGTCGCCGTGTGCGAGCAGACCGAGGATCCCGCGGCAGCGAAAGCGCGCGGCAACAAGAGCGTGGTGCGCCGCGGCGTGGTGCGGCTGGTCACACCGGGCACGCTGACCGAGGACACGCTGCTGGATGCGCGTGCCAACAACTATCTGCTGGCGATCGCGCGGGCGCGCTCCTCCGCGGGTGGCGACCGCTTCGGTCTCGCCTGGATCGACATCTCGACCGCCGAATTCATGGTGACGGAAGCGTCCGGCGGCGAGCTCGCCGCGACGCTGGCACGCATCAATCCGAACGAGGCTGTTGTCACCGACGCGCTCTATAACGACAGCGAACTCGGACAGACCCTGCGCGAGCTGCCGGCGGTGACGCCGCTGACCCGCGACGTGTTCGACGGCGCCACTGCCGAGAAACGGCTGTGCGATTATTTCGCAGTCGCGACCATGGACGGGCTGGCGCAGCTGACGCGGCTTGAGGCCACTGCCGCGGCCGCCGCCGTCACCTATGTCGACCGCACCCAGGTCGGCAAGCACCCGCCGCTGTCGCCGCCCGCGCGCGAAGCTTCGGGTGCCACCATGGCGATCGACCCCGCCACCCGCGCCAATCTCGAGCTGACGCGGACGCTCGCCGGCGAACGCCGCGGCTCGCTGCTCGACGCCATCGACTGTACCGTGACCTCAGCGGGCTCGCGCCTGCTGGCGCAGCGGCTGGCTGCGCCGCTGACCGATGCGCCGGCGATCGCACGGCGGCTCGATGCCGTCGGTGCCTTCGTTGCCGATTCCGCGGCGCGCGAGGACATCCGCAGCATCCTGCGCGGCGCGCCCGATATGTCGCGCGCCTTGGCCCGGCTCTCGGTCGGCCGCGGCGGACCGCGAGATCTCGCAGGTTTGCGCGACGGCATCATCGCCGCCGACCAGGCGCTGGCACGGCTTGGCGAACTGGACCAGCCGCCGCAGGAGATCGCGGCGGTGATGGCGGCGCTGCAACGGCCATCGCGCGAGCTCGCTGCGGAATTTGCCCGTGCGCTCGACGAGCAATTGCCGCTGATCAAGCGCGACGGCGGCTTCGTGCGTCAGGGCTATGAGCCCGCGCTCGACGAAGCGCGCAATTTGCGCGATGCCTCGCGCCTCGTGGTAGCCTCGATGCAGGCTCGCTACGCCGACCAGACCGGCGTGAAGGCGCTGAAGATCCGGCACAACAACGTGCTCGGCTATTTCGTCGAGGTCACCGCCCAGCACGGCGACAAGCTGATGTCGGCGCCGCTGAACGCGACCTTCATCCACCGCCAAACGCTGGCGGGACAGGTGCGCTTCACGACGTCGGAGCTCGGCGAGATCGAGGCCAAGATCGCCAATGCCGGCGACCGCGCACTCGGCCTCGAGCTCGAGATCTTCGAGCGGCTCTGCGCCAAGGCGCTCGAGATCAGCGAAGACTTGCGCGCCGCCGCACACGGCTTTGCGCTGCTCGACGTCGCGACCTCGCTCGCCAAGCTTGCGGTCGACGAAAACTATGTGCGCCCCGAGGTCGATGGCTCGCTCGGCTTTGCTATCGATGCCGGCCGCCATCCGGTCGTGGAGCAGGCCCTCAAGCGCAATGGTGAGCCGTTCATCGCCAATGCCTGCGATCTCTCGCCGGCGCCCGCGCAGAAGTCGGGCCAGCTCTGGCTCCTCACCGGACCCAACATGGCCGGCAAATCGACTTTCCTGCGCCAGAACGCGCTGATCGCGCTGCTGGCGCAGATCGGCAGCTTCGTGCCGGCCACGCGCGCGCGCATCGGCATCGTCGACCGGCTGTTCTCGCGCGTCGGCGCCGCCGACGATCTCGCCCGCGGCCGCTCCACCTTCATGGTGGAGATGGTCGAGACCGCCGCGATCCTCAACCAGGCCGGCGAGCGCGCCCTCGTGATCCTGGACGAGATCGGCCGCGGTACCGCAACCTTCGACGGCCTCTCGATCGCCTGGGCCGCGATCGAGCATCTGCACGAAAGCAATCGCTGCCGGACGTTGTTCGCGACGCATTATCACGAGCTCACCGCGCTCGCGGCAAAACTGCCGCGCATGTTCAACGCGACCGTGCGCGTGAAGGAGTGGCAGGGCAATGTCGTCTTCCTGCACGAGGTGCTGCCGGGCTCGGCCGACCGCTCCTACGGCATCCAGGTGGCGAAGCTCGCCGGCCTGCCGCCGGCCGTGATCACGCGCGCCAAATCGGTGCTCTCCAAGCTGGAAGCACAGGACCGCGGCCAGACCGCGCGGGCGCTGGTCGACGACCTGCCGCTGTTCGCCGTGCCTTCGCGCGCCGCCGCGGAAGCCGCGCCGCCGAGCGAAGCCGAGCTCTTAATGGAAGCCGTGAAGGCGCTGCATCCCGACGAGATGTCGCCGCGCGAAGCGCTAGATGCGCTGTATAAGCTGAAGGCCAAGCTGCCGAATTAG
- a CDS encoding OsmC family protein, whose amino-acid sequence MDAAELRQMQAPIKERYKTDPKAALITLKAKGSTEGEGIACKVETGRAIALAGLHPATGGSGLELCSGDMLLEALVACAGVTLKSVATAIEVPLKTGNVYAEGDLDFRGTLGVDKETPVGFAEIRLRFEVDTDAPQDKLDLLLKLTERYCVVYQTIKNGPKVSVSMQRM is encoded by the coding sequence ATGGATGCCGCAGAACTGCGTCAGATGCAGGCCCCGATCAAGGAACGCTACAAGACCGACCCGAAGGCCGCGCTGATCACGCTGAAGGCCAAGGGTTCGACCGAGGGCGAAGGCATCGCCTGCAAGGTCGAGACGGGCCGTGCTATCGCGCTTGCCGGCCTCCATCCCGCCACCGGCGGCTCCGGCCTCGAGCTCTGCTCCGGTGACATGCTGCTGGAAGCGCTGGTCGCCTGTGCCGGCGTCACGCTGAAGTCGGTGGCGACCGCGATCGAGGTGCCGCTGAAGACCGGCAACGTTTATGCCGAGGGTGATCTCGACTTCCGCGGCACGCTCGGCGTCGACAAGGAGACCCCGGTCGGCTTCGCCGAGATCCGCCTCCGCTTCGAGGTCGACACCGATGCGCCGCAGGACAAGCTCGATCTGTTGCTGAAACTCACCGAGCGCTATTGCGTGGTCTATCAGACCATCAAGAACGGCCCCAAGGTCTCGGTGTCGATGCAGCGGATGTGA
- a CDS encoding ABC transporter ATP-binding protein, whose translation MLALDRVSKTYPNGVQALARFSAEIRQGEIIAIIGGSGCGKSTLLRAIAGLDRASSGTVTLDSEAINSPHAKIGIIFQEPRLLPWLSVADNIGFGLADISAAERREKVARALARVGLADKAQAWPRELSGGQAQRVAIARALVPQPEVLLLDEPFSALDAFTRRDLQDHLLDLWADTRPTLILVTHDVDEAVVLADRVLVMRPRPGRLFDQIEINLGRPRDRNSPLFENFKRSVLTALDRSLDRSVPDRDATQGPGQAMWW comes from the coding sequence ATGCTGGCACTCGACCGGGTCAGCAAGACCTATCCCAATGGCGTGCAGGCGCTGGCGCGTTTCTCCGCCGAGATCCGCCAGGGCGAGATCATCGCCATCATCGGCGGGTCCGGATGCGGCAAGTCAACCTTGCTTCGCGCCATCGCCGGTCTCGATCGCGCCTCCTCCGGCACGGTGACGCTCGACAGCGAAGCGATCAATTCGCCGCACGCCAAGATCGGCATCATCTTCCAGGAACCGCGGCTGTTGCCCTGGCTCAGTGTCGCCGACAATATCGGTTTCGGCCTCGCAGATATCTCCGCGGCGGAGCGGCGCGAGAAAGTGGCGCGTGCGCTCGCGCGCGTCGGGCTCGCTGACAAGGCGCAGGCCTGGCCGCGCGAGCTCTCCGGCGGACAGGCCCAGCGCGTCGCGATTGCCCGCGCGCTGGTGCCGCAGCCCGAGGTGCTGCTGCTCGACGAGCCGTTCTCGGCACTCGACGCCTTCACCCGCAGAGATCTCCAGGATCATCTGCTCGACCTCTGGGCCGACACGCGGCCGACGCTCATCCTCGTCACCCACGACGTCGACGAGGCGGTGGTGCTGGCCGATCGCGTGCTGGTGATGCGGCCGCGGCCGGGCCGGCTGTTCGACCAGATCGAGATCAATCTCGGCCGGCCACGCGACCGCAACTCGCCGCTTTTCGAGAACTTCAAGCGGAGTGTGCTGACGGCTCTCGACCGTTCGCTCGACCGCAGCGTGCCCGACCGGGACGCAACCCAGGGTCCCGGGCAGGCCATGTGGTGGTGA
- a CDS encoding ABC transporter permease yields the protein MISDAPVLQQTSDKAESAAAPRRLARYGRPMLGVLLPLTLALGWELVVWLGWSNGRLVPPPSRVFATISELARSGELVRHITATLWRVGLGFAFGVVAGTLLGAISGYWSLARRLLDPTVQALRAIPSLAWVPLFILWLGIFETSKIALIAVGVFFPVYLGVMGAILSVDRKIVEVGRTFRLSGPAMIRRILLPAVLPAYVVSLRVGLGLGWMFVVAAELIGASEGLGYLLLDGQQLGKPAQILAAIVIFAVLGKLTDWLIEVAAAPFLRWQDAFVRAKGS from the coding sequence ATGATCTCCGACGCGCCAGTCCTGCAACAAACCTCTGATAAGGCCGAGAGCGCCGCTGCGCCCCGGCGGCTTGCGCGCTACGGGCGGCCGATGCTGGGCGTGCTGCTGCCGCTGACGCTGGCGCTCGGCTGGGAGCTCGTGGTGTGGCTGGGCTGGTCCAACGGCCGGCTGGTGCCGCCGCCCTCGCGCGTATTTGCCACCATCAGCGAGCTGGCCCGCTCCGGCGAGCTTGTCCGCCATATCACCGCGACGCTGTGGCGCGTCGGGCTCGGCTTCGCGTTCGGCGTCGTCGCGGGCACGCTGCTGGGCGCCATCTCCGGTTATTGGTCGCTGGCGCGGCGGCTGCTCGATCCAACCGTGCAGGCGCTGCGCGCGATCCCATCGCTAGCCTGGGTGCCGCTGTTCATCCTGTGGCTCGGAATCTTTGAGACCTCGAAGATCGCGCTGATCGCGGTTGGCGTGTTCTTCCCGGTCTATCTCGGCGTGATGGGTGCGATCCTCTCGGTCGATCGCAAGATCGTCGAGGTCGGTCGCACCTTTCGCCTGTCCGGTCCGGCGATGATCCGCCGCATCCTATTGCCGGCGGTGCTGCCGGCCTATGTCGTGTCCTTGCGCGTCGGTCTTGGTCTCGGCTGGATGTTCGTGGTGGCGGCCGAGCTGATCGGCGCCTCCGAAGGCCTCGGCTATCTCCTGCTCGACGGCCAGCAGCTCGGCAAGCCCGCGCAGATCCTGGCCGCCATCGTGATCTTCGCCGTCCTCGGCAAGCTCACGGACTGGCTGATCGAGGTTGCTGCCGCGCCCTTCCTGCGCTGGCAGGATGCCTTCGTGCGTGCGAAGGGGAGTTGA
- a CDS encoding aliphatic sulfonate ABC transporter substrate-binding protein — MTRITRRILLAGAVALAVTPAARAADPPKEIRIDWATYNPVSMVLKQKGLLEKEFAKDGITVTWVQSAGSNKALEFLNAGSIDFGSTAGSAALVARINGNPIKSIYVYSRPEWTALVTGKDSKITGVADLKGKRVAVTRGTDPHIFLVRALLSAGLTEKDITPVLLQHADGKTALIRGDVDAWAGLDPMMAQAEVEEGAKLFYRKADANTWGILNVREQFLKDHPEAARRVLAVYEEARKYSLANYDELKKTFIAVTKLPEAVVDKQLKERTELTHSRIGAPQRESILAAGLALQQAGVVDAKVDVKATLDALIDDQVPLPTN, encoded by the coding sequence ATGACCAGGATTACACGACGCATTCTGCTGGCGGGAGCTGTGGCTCTTGCCGTGACCCCTGCGGCGCGGGCCGCCGATCCACCCAAGGAAATCCGCATCGACTGGGCGACCTACAATCCGGTCTCGATGGTGCTGAAGCAGAAGGGTCTGCTGGAGAAGGAGTTCGCCAAGGACGGCATCACCGTCACTTGGGTGCAGTCGGCGGGCTCCAACAAGGCGCTCGAATTCCTCAACGCCGGCTCGATTGATTTCGGCTCGACCGCCGGTTCGGCGGCGCTGGTCGCCCGCATCAACGGCAACCCGATCAAGTCGATCTACGTCTATTCGCGCCCCGAATGGACTGCGCTGGTCACGGGCAAAGACTCCAAGATCACTGGTGTTGCCGACCTCAAGGGCAAGCGCGTCGCGGTCACGCGCGGCACCGATCCGCACATCTTCCTGGTGCGTGCGCTGCTCAGCGCCGGCCTCACCGAAAAGGACATCACGCCGGTGCTGCTCCAGCACGCTGACGGCAAGACCGCGCTAATCCGTGGCGACGTCGACGCCTGGGCCGGCCTCGATCCCATGATGGCGCAGGCCGAGGTCGAGGAGGGCGCCAAGCTGTTCTACCGCAAGGCCGACGCCAACACCTGGGGCATCCTCAATGTGCGCGAGCAGTTCCTGAAAGACCATCCGGAGGCCGCCCGCCGCGTCCTCGCGGTCTATGAGGAAGCGCGGAAATATTCGCTGGCGAATTACGACGAGCTCAAGAAGACCTTCATCGCGGTGACGAAACTGCCCGAAGCGGTCGTCGACAAGCAGCTCAAGGAACGCACCGAGCTGACCCACAGCCGCATCGGCGCGCCCCAGCGCGAATCCATCCTCGCGGCCGGCCTCGCGCTCCAGCAGGCGGGTGTCGTCGACGCCAAGGTCGACGTCAAGGCAACGCTCGACGCCCTGATCGACGACCAGGTTCCACTGCCGACGAATTGA
- a CDS encoding [protein-PII] uridylyltransferase: MDSVATEPKPQTDDRFDTARITAAVDALAERHEGREDAFRTAVAQLLKAELIAARAAAQAILLKDRHGRRCAERLCHVQDEIIRILYSAATRHLYRSPIPSGAERMAVVATGGYGRGLMAPESDIDLLFILPYKQTAWGEQVAEAILYCLWDMGLKVGHATRSVDESIRQARGDMTIRTAILETRFLTGDKPLYDELVARFDKEVVQGTASEFVTAKLAEREERHRRGGQSRYLVEPNVKDGKGALRDLHTLFWIAKYVYRVRDTDELVERGVFDAQEYRSFRRCADFLWSVRCNLHFYSGRAEERLSFDLQREIAIRLGYTSHPGMQDVERFMKHYFLVAKEVGNLTAILCAKLEDQQAKPAPVLSRMMARLRPSTVKRRVPDSDDFIVDNNRINVAAPDVFKHDPVNLIRIFRLAQKNNLAFHPDAMRGVTRSLNLINGQLRENPEANRLFMEILTSNDAETVLRRMNETGVLGHFIRAFGKIVSMMQFNMYHHYTVDEHLIRCIGFLQDIERGGIEEFALASDLMRKTRPEHRAVIYIATLLHDVAKGRPEDHSIAGAKVARRLCPRLGFSPADTELVAWLIEEHLTMSTVAQSRDLSDRKTIENFAAVVQSVEQMKLLTILTTADIRGVGPGVWNGWKAQLLRSLYYETEPVLTGGFSEVDRGKRLSAAYAEFRMAFAEWPEDELDAYIGRHYPAYWLKVELPRKIRHARFVRSSEQAGHKLAINVGFDEVRGVTELTIFAADHPWLLSIIAGACASAGANIVDAQIYTTTDGRALDTISISREYDRDEDEGRRATRIGEMIEDVLEGKLRLPEVVARRTVRSKAKPFVVEPEVTINNQWSDRYTVIEVSGLDRPGLLYELTTAISKLNLNIASAHVATFGERARDVFYVTDLLGAQINAPTRQAAIKSALTHVMAGDKAVQPAA, encoded by the coding sequence ATGGACAGCGTCGCGACCGAGCCAAAGCCACAGACGGATGACCGCTTCGACACTGCGCGGATCACCGCCGCGGTCGATGCGCTCGCCGAAAGGCACGAGGGCCGCGAGGACGCGTTCCGCACCGCCGTCGCGCAACTGCTCAAGGCCGAGCTGATCGCGGCGCGCGCCGCGGCGCAGGCGATCCTGTTGAAGGACCGTCACGGCCGCCGCTGCGCCGAGCGGCTGTGCCACGTGCAGGACGAGATCATCCGCATCCTGTATTCGGCCGCGACACGTCATCTCTACCGCTCGCCGATCCCGAGCGGCGCCGAGCGGATGGCCGTGGTGGCGACCGGCGGCTATGGCCGCGGCCTGATGGCCCCGGAATCCGACATCGATCTCTTGTTCATCCTGCCCTACAAGCAGACCGCCTGGGGCGAGCAGGTCGCAGAGGCCATCCTCTATTGCCTCTGGGACATGGGTCTGAAGGTCGGCCACGCCACGCGCTCCGTCGACGAATCGATCCGTCAGGCCCGTGGCGACATGACGATCCGCACCGCGATCCTGGAGACGCGCTTCCTCACCGGCGACAAGCCGCTCTATGACGAGCTGGTCGCGCGCTTCGACAAGGAGGTGGTGCAGGGCACCGCGTCCGAATTCGTCACCGCAAAGCTCGCCGAGCGTGAGGAGCGGCACCGCCGCGGCGGCCAGTCGCGCTATCTGGTCGAGCCCAACGTCAAGGACGGCAAGGGCGCCCTGCGCGACCTGCACACGCTGTTCTGGATCGCGAAGTACGTCTACCGAGTCCGCGACACCGACGAGCTGGTCGAGCGCGGCGTGTTCGACGCCCAGGAATATCGCAGCTTCCGCCGCTGCGCCGATTTCCTCTGGTCGGTGCGCTGCAATCTGCATTTCTATTCCGGCCGCGCCGAGGAGCGCCTCTCCTTCGACCTTCAGCGCGAGATCGCGATCCGGCTCGGCTACACCTCGCATCCCGGCATGCAGGACGTCGAGCGCTTCATGAAGCACTACTTCCTGGTCGCCAAGGAAGTCGGCAACCTCACCGCCATCCTCTGCGCCAAGCTCGAGGACCAGCAGGCCAAGCCCGCACCGGTGCTGAGCCGGATGATGGCGCGGCTGCGGCCCAGCACCGTGAAGCGGCGCGTCCCCGACAGCGACGACTTCATCGTCGACAACAACCGCATCAACGTCGCCGCGCCCGACGTGTTCAAGCACGATCCGGTCAATCTGATCCGCATCTTCCGCCTGGCGCAGAAGAACAACCTCGCCTTCCATCCGGACGCGATGCGCGGCGTGACGCGCTCGCTCAACCTGATCAACGGGCAGCTGCGCGAGAATCCCGAGGCCAACCGGCTGTTCATGGAGATCCTGACCTCCAACGACGCCGAGACCGTGCTGCGGCGGATGAACGAGACCGGCGTGCTCGGCCATTTCATCCGCGCCTTCGGCAAGATCGTCTCGATGATGCAGTTCAACATGTATCATCACTACACCGTCGACGAGCACCTGATCCGCTGCATCGGTTTCCTCCAGGACATCGAGCGCGGCGGCATCGAGGAGTTCGCGCTCGCCAGCGACCTGATGCGCAAGACGCGGCCCGAGCACCGCGCGGTGATCTACATCGCGACGCTGCTGCACGACGTCGCCAAGGGCCGGCCCGAGGATCATTCGATCGCCGGCGCCAAGGTCGCGCGCCGGCTTTGTCCGCGGCTCGGCTTCAGCCCGGCCGACACCGAGCTCGTGGCCTGGCTGATCGAGGAGCATCTGACGATGTCCACGGTCGCGCAGTCGCGCGACCTCTCCGATCGCAAGACCATCGAGAATTTCGCCGCCGTGGTGCAATCGGTCGAGCAGATGAAGCTGCTGACGATTCTCACCACCGCCGACATCCGCGGCGTCGGCCCGGGCGTGTGGAACGGCTGGAAGGCGCAGCTGTTGCGCTCTCTTTATTATGAGACCGAGCCGGTGCTGACCGGCGGCTTCTCGGAGGTCGATCGCGGCAAGCGCCTCTCGGCCGCCTACGCCGAATTCCGCATGGCGTTTGCCGAATGGCCGGAAGACGAGCTCGACGCCTATATCGGCCGGCACTATCCGGCCTATTGGCTCAAGGTCGAGCTGCCGCGCAAGATCCGCCACGCCCGTTTCGTCCGCTCCAGCGAGCAGGCCGGCCACAAGCTCGCGATCAATGTCGGCTTCGACGAGGTGCGCGGCGTCACCGAGCTGACCATTTTCGCCGCCGACCATCCCTGGCTGCTGTCGATCATTGCGGGCGCCTGCGCCTCGGCCGGCGCCAACATCGTCGACGCCCAGATCTACACCACGACCGACGGCCGCGCGCTCGACACGATCTCGATCTCCCGGGAATACGATCGCGACGAGGACGAAGGACGGCGCGCCACGCGCATCGGCGAGATGATCGAGGACGTGCTGGAAGGCAAGCTGCGCCTGCCGGAAGTGGTGGCGCGGCGCACCGTACGCAGCAAGGCGAAGCCCTTCGTGGTCGAGCCGGAGGTGACCATCAACAACCAATGGTCGGATCGCTACACCGTGATCGAGGTCTCCGGCCTTGATCGCCCCGGCTTGCTCTACGAACTGACCACCGCGATCTCGAAGCTCAATCTCAACATCGCCTCGGCCCATGTCGCGACCTTCGGCGAGCGCGCCCGCGACGTGTTCTACGTCACCGATCTCCTGGGCGCACAGATCAACGCCCCGACGCGCCAGGCCGCGATCAAGAGCGCGCTGACCCATGTGATGGCCGGCGACAAGGCGGTTCAGCCGGCGGCGTGA
- a CDS encoding methylated-DNA--[protein]-cysteine S-methyltransferase, protein MSARSTKPSIMYGLDRLATPIGIALLVTDADGALRALDWEDYEHRMRELLRLHHGTVELTDRPAPTGMRTALSRYFDGDLGQLASIAWRIAGTPFQQKVWKALAQIPAGTTMSYGALAAKIDMPKAVRAVGHANGSNPISVVLPCHRLIGADGSLVKYGGGLERKRWLLRHEGVEI, encoded by the coding sequence ATGTCCGCTCGATCAACCAAGCCCTCCATAATGTACGGTCTCGACCGCCTGGCGACGCCGATCGGGATCGCGCTGCTCGTCACCGATGCCGATGGCGCGTTGCGCGCGCTCGATTGGGAAGACTATGAGCACCGCATGCGCGAGCTGCTGCGCCTGCATCATGGGACGGTGGAGCTGACGGATCGGCCTGCGCCGACGGGAATGCGGACTGCGCTGTCGCGCTATTTCGACGGCGATCTCGGCCAGCTCGCGAGCATCGCATGGCGTATCGCCGGCACGCCGTTCCAGCAGAAGGTCTGGAAGGCGCTCGCGCAGATCCCCGCCGGCACCACGATGAGCTATGGCGCGCTCGCCGCGAAGATCGACATGCCCAAAGCGGTTCGTGCCGTCGGCCACGCCAACGGCTCCAATCCGATCAGTGTGGTGCTGCCCTGCCATCGCCTGATCGGCGCGGATGGCTCACTGGTGAAATACGGCGGCGGCTTGGAGCGGAAGAGGTGGCTGCTGCGGCATGAGGGCGTGGAGATTTAG
- a CDS encoding DUF1304 domain-containing protein, whose amino-acid sequence MIANILVALVAALHGFFLILEMFLWDKPPGLKVFRNTPEKAEITKVLAANQGLYNGFLAAGLIWGLVHGNPAFAFQIKVFFLLCVIVAGAYGAATVSSRILMVQALPAAIALAALFLT is encoded by the coding sequence CTGATCGCCAATATCCTGGTGGCGCTGGTCGCCGCATTGCATGGCTTTTTCCTGATCCTGGAGATGTTTCTCTGGGACAAGCCGCCAGGCCTGAAGGTGTTTCGCAACACGCCCGAGAAGGCCGAGATCACGAAGGTGCTGGCCGCCAATCAAGGCCTTTATAATGGCTTCCTCGCCGCCGGCCTGATCTGGGGTCTGGTTCACGGCAATCCCGCCTTCGCATTCCAGATCAAGGTATTCTTCCTGCTTTGCGTGATCGTGGCCGGCGCTTATGGCGCTGCGACCGTCAGCTCGCGCATCCTGATGGTGCAGGCGCTGCCGGCAGCGATCGCGCTGGCGGCATTGTTCCTGACCTAA
- a CDS encoding ABC transporter substrate-binding protein — MNNRRAFLAATAALAVTFSTSQALAQKKYDTGATDTEIKIGQTVPFSGAYSVYANIGKTQAAYVKMINDQGGINGRKINLIQYDDAYSPPKTVEQVRKLVEGDEVLFTFQLIGTAANAAVQKYLNGKKIPQLLASTGAARFNDPQNYPWTMAYNPNYVSEGRIYAKYILANHPNAKIGVLYQNDDMGRDYLAGLKSGLGDKANMIVGEVSYEVTDPTVDSQVVKLKSMGVDLFYDASTPKFAAQAIKKLADLGWTPVHILDINASPVSATLKPAGLDISKGIISTNYGKDPGDPQWKDDPGVKAFFAFMDKYFPEGDKLNTINTYAYSVAELLVQVLKQCGDDLTRENVMKQAANIKGYTPSLALPGIKINTGPNDYRVNKQMQMMKFNGERWELFGPIIEDSGPSG, encoded by the coding sequence ATGAATAATCGCAGAGCCTTCCTAGCTGCCACGGCAGCGCTCGCCGTCACGTTTTCGACTAGCCAAGCCCTCGCCCAGAAGAAATACGACACCGGTGCGACCGACACCGAGATCAAGATCGGCCAGACCGTGCCGTTCTCCGGCGCCTATTCCGTCTATGCAAATATCGGCAAGACCCAGGCCGCCTATGTCAAGATGATCAACGATCAGGGTGGCATCAACGGCCGCAAGATCAATCTGATCCAGTATGACGACGCCTATTCGCCGCCGAAGACGGTCGAGCAGGTGCGCAAGCTGGTCGAAGGCGACGAGGTGCTGTTCACCTTCCAGCTGATCGGAACCGCGGCCAACGCGGCCGTGCAGAAATATCTCAACGGCAAGAAGATCCCCCAGCTGCTCGCCTCCACAGGCGCCGCGCGATTCAACGATCCGCAGAACTACCCGTGGACCATGGCCTACAATCCCAACTACGTGTCCGAGGGACGGATCTACGCCAAGTACATTCTGGCCAACCACCCCAATGCCAAGATCGGCGTGCTCTACCAGAACGACGACATGGGCCGCGACTATCTCGCGGGTCTCAAGAGCGGCCTCGGCGACAAGGCCAACATGATCGTCGGCGAAGTCTCCTACGAAGTCACCGATCCGACTGTGGATTCACAGGTGGTCAAGCTGAAGTCGATGGGCGTCGACCTGTTCTATGACGCCTCCACACCCAAGTTCGCAGCGCAGGCCATCAAGAAGCTCGCCGACCTCGGCTGGACCCCGGTGCATATCCTCGACATCAATGCGAGCCCGGTGTCGGCGACACTGAAGCCGGCCGGCCTCGACATCTCTAAGGGCATCATCTCGACCAACTACGGCAAGGACCCCGGCGATCCCCAGTGGAAGGACGATCCGGGCGTGAAGGCCTTCTTCGCGTTCATGGACAAGTATTTCCCCGAAGGCGACAAGCTCAACACCATCAACACCTATGCCTATTCGGTGGCTGAGCTGCTGGTGCAGGTGCTGAAGCAGTGCGGCGACGACCTAACGCGCGAGAACGTGATGAAGCAGGCCGCCAACATCAAGGGCTATACGCCGAGCCTGGCGCTGCCCGGCATCAAGATCAACACCGGGCCGAACGACTATCGCGTCAACAAGCAGATGCAGATGATGAAGTTCAACGGCGAACGCTGGGAGCTGTTCGGACCGATCATCGAGGATTCGGGCCCGTCGGGTTAG